From one Cyprinus carpio isolate SPL01 chromosome B3, ASM1834038v1, whole genome shotgun sequence genomic stretch:
- the LOC109051706 gene encoding H-2 class II histocompatibility antigen, A-U alpha chain-like, with translation MELYLAILTFTAFLSAHAQLEHNDFSITGCSGTEKESMTGSDGEEVWHADFNQKTGVVTLPDFADPMSFPGYYEASVADQEVCKQNLAVLIKASKSPPEEMEPPETSIYPRNDVQLGVKNTLICHVTGFFPPAVNVSWAKNNVIVTEDVSLSQYRPRSDGSFHVFSSLKITPEEKDIYSCTVNHQALQGQPQTKIWSVPAAAAAAAVLPSVGPALFCGVGLTLGLLGITTGLFFLIKATVTDTPDMAKNIKHLMQWTQSKTVSPGF, from the exons ATGGAGCTGTATCTGGCCATTCTTACCTTCACTGCTTTTCTCTCAGCTCATGCTCAGT TAGAGCATAACGATTTCTCAATTACTGGATGTTCTGGAACAGAGAAAGAGTCTATGACTGGATCTGACGGAGAGGAGGTGTGGCACGCTGACTTTAATCAGAAGACAGGAGTCGTTACATTACCTGATTTCGCAGATCCTATGAGCTTTCCAGGATATTATGAAGCAAGTGTTGCAGATCAAGAAGTATGCAAACAAAACCTGGCTGTGCTCATTAAAGCTTCCAAGAGCCCACCAGAGGAAATGG AACCTCCTGAGACGTCCATCTATCCGAGGAACGATGTGCAGCTGGGAGTTAAAAACACGCTCATCTGTCACGTGACGGGCTTCTTTCCTCCAGCTGTCAATGTCTCGTGGGCTAAGAACAATGTGATTGTGACAGAAGACGTGAGTCTGAGTCAGTACCGGCCGAGGAGCGACGGATCCTTCCACGTCTTCTCCTCTCTGAAGATCACTCCTGAAGAGAAAGACATTTACAGCTGCACAGTGAACCACCAAGCTCTCCAGGGCCAACCGCAGACCAAAATATGGA GCGTCCCggcggctgctgctgctgctgctgtcctgCCCAGCGTGGGTCCGGCGCTCTTCTGTGGAGTGGGATTGACTCTGGGGCTGCTGGGAATCACTACTGGACTCTTCTTCCTCATTAAAGCAACTGTGACTGACACGCCAGACATGgccaaaaacatcaaacatttaaTGCAGTGGACCCAATCAAAGACAGTTTCTCCAGGATTCTGA